One genomic region from Pyrinomonadaceae bacterium encodes:
- a CDS encoding aldo/keto reductase, with translation MKKRKLGDSGLEVSALGLGCMGMSMSYGKTPDRNEMLSLLRAAFERGITFFDTAEVYGPFTNEELVGEALAPIRDEVVIATKFGFKLDPTGEKRWAGVDSRPEHIKEVAEASLKRLKTDRIDLFYQHRVDADVPIEEVAGAVRDLIQEGKVKHFGMSEPGVQTLRRAHAVQPVTAVQNEYSLWTRTPEQEVLPALEELGIGFVPYSPLGRGFLTGKMDETTKFEPNDFRAGLPRFTPEARKANQTLIDLLRSIGERKNATPAQIALAWLLAQRPWIVPIPGTTKLHRLEENIGATEIELTADDLREIDEASAKITVQGARYPESLERLTGI, from the coding sequence ATGAAGAAACGAAAACTTGGCGACAGCGGCCTCGAAGTGTCTGCGCTGGGACTCGGGTGCATGGGGATGAGCATGTCTTACGGGAAGACGCCCGATCGAAACGAGATGCTCTCTCTCCTTCGCGCGGCTTTTGAGCGCGGCATCACGTTCTTCGACACAGCCGAGGTCTATGGTCCTTTCACAAACGAAGAACTTGTCGGCGAAGCGCTGGCTCCCATTCGTGACGAAGTAGTGATCGCCACGAAGTTTGGATTCAAACTGGATCCCACGGGCGAGAAGCGTTGGGCGGGTGTCGACAGCCGTCCCGAACACATCAAGGAAGTTGCCGAAGCATCACTCAAGCGCCTTAAAACTGATCGTATCGATCTGTTCTATCAACATCGCGTCGACGCGGATGTGCCTATTGAGGAAGTAGCAGGCGCCGTGCGAGACCTGATTCAGGAAGGTAAGGTCAAACACTTCGGTATGTCTGAGCCGGGCGTCCAGACCCTGCGCCGCGCCCACGCAGTGCAGCCCGTCACGGCAGTGCAAAACGAATACTCACTGTGGACGAGGACGCCTGAGCAGGAGGTTTTGCCGGCGCTCGAGGAACTCGGTATCGGATTCGTTCCATACAGTCCGCTGGGGCGAGGCTTTCTTACCGGCAAGATGGACGAGACGACGAAGTTCGAGCCGAACGACTTTCGCGCGGGCCTACCGCGGTTCACGCCGGAAGCGCGCAAAGCGAATCAAACGCTCATCGATCTACTGCGCTCGATCGGGGAACGGAAGAATGCGACGCCCGCGCAGATTGCGCTCGCCTGGCTGTTGGCGCAGAGACCATGGATCGTTCCCATCCCCGGTACTACTAAACTACATCGCCTGGAGGAAAACATCGGCGCGACTGAGATTGAGTTAACCGCAGATGACCTGCGCGAGATTGATGAGGCATCCGCGAAAATTACGGTGCAAGGCGCGCGTTATCCTGAATCGCTTGAGCGGCTGACGGGAATTTAA
- a CDS encoding oligopeptide/dipeptide ABC transporter ATP-binding protein → MQPLISIQDLQVHFPVRKSLFSLTRQVVKAVDGVSLDIFEGETLGLVGESGCGKTTLGRAILRLVEPTSGQVLFRGNDLAQLSNRAMRDERRHLQIVFQDPYASLNPRMTVDQIISEPIRTFGLAEGEARKRRVQELMVQVGLSPRFLRRYPHEFSGGQRQRIGIARALAVDPSFIVADEPISALDVSIQSQIMNLLERLRREKNLTYLFISHDLRAVQHVSDRVAVMYLGKIVELAPAKEIYARPLMPYTKALISAVPVPDPKIESSRKRIVLEGDVPSPINPPSGCRFRTRCPYAIDVCADVEPQLVQIKPNHLAACLRISPDHPDIERVAPGSAPGLGQHLAVSTA, encoded by the coding sequence ATGCAGCCATTGATCTCAATTCAGGATCTCCAGGTGCACTTTCCGGTGCGGAAGTCGCTCTTCAGTCTCACGCGCCAGGTCGTCAAGGCGGTCGATGGAGTATCGCTCGACATCTTCGAAGGCGAGACCCTCGGGTTAGTCGGCGAGTCCGGCTGCGGCAAGACAACGCTGGGCCGCGCAATTCTGCGGCTCGTCGAACCGACATCGGGTCAGGTCCTGTTCCGCGGCAACGACCTGGCGCAACTGTCGAACCGCGCGATGCGCGACGAGCGACGCCATCTGCAAATCGTTTTTCAGGATCCGTACGCTTCTTTGAATCCGCGCATGACGGTCGATCAGATTATCAGCGAACCGATTCGCACGTTTGGACTTGCCGAGGGCGAAGCGAGAAAGCGCCGTGTCCAGGAATTGATGGTGCAGGTCGGCCTCAGCCCGCGCTTTCTGCGCCGTTATCCGCACGAGTTTTCCGGCGGCCAGAGGCAACGAATCGGCATCGCGCGCGCGCTCGCTGTCGATCCGAGCTTCATAGTCGCGGACGAGCCAATCTCGGCGCTCGACGTTTCAATCCAATCGCAAATCATGAATCTGCTCGAGCGGCTGCGGCGCGAAAAGAATCTTACTTACCTTTTCATCTCGCACGACCTGCGCGCGGTGCAGCACGTTTCGGATCGAGTGGCGGTGATGTATCTCGGGAAAATCGTCGAACTCGCGCCCGCCAAAGAGATCTACGCGCGGCCGCTGATGCCCTACACGAAGGCACTCATTTCGGCGGTCCCCGTTCCCGATCCAAAAATCGAATCGTCCCGCAAGCGAATCGTGCTCGAGGGCGACGTCCCTTCGCCAATCAATCCTCCGAGCGGCTGCCGCTTTCGCACCCGCTGTCCGTACGCCATCGATGTCTGTGCGGATGTCGAACCACAGCTAGTGCAAATTAAGCCGAATCACTTGGCCGCCTGCCTTCGCATCAGTCCTGACCACCCCGATATCGAGCGGGTTGCTCCGGGATCTGCGCCGGGTTTAGGCCAACACCTCGCCGTCTCGACCGCGTGA
- a CDS encoding diguanylate cyclase, with product MTRKKLARLAPIEQELPERAPGGWDEVQQSVAADSGIAVLLVEGYQPPALAVSNNNSICEAMQSSPEHVRLCDPFCGLAHKRAANEGAVVHYRCHAGLQCFSLPVEINTRQLAVIGGRAFSSGKDYREFVERVRSGDLHELAADELFRNVIFADEGDLDHAALRLSRAAEEFREKPVAPAPVELPAREEKPASDEPLEAVEERRVERAPYVGLDRRAPFADSIRRFAEQIDAAEPSQIYESILAQSADLLDAERGSLWLFDEESNQLNIKAARGIPVGQRDIEAIRVGEGIAGSVISSGQPLVTTIDALGKPSLPERKYKTGSFISYPITIGARKIGVLNVTDRRSGAAYQESDLEVIDLVAPQIALALERATWQHRANQFQLMSITDPLTGLHNRRYMEARLSEELNRSKRYDFPMSFMMIDIDDFKHYNDRNGHQAGDRALEITAQCLRSTLRKVDVASRYGGEEFTILLPQTTLKEAGAIADRLRREIMTTKFPHGASQPQGAVTISIGLSSLSSSVDSAEAMIRAADRALYYAKSHGKNRAYAYQGAGS from the coding sequence ATGACCCGAAAGAAACTCGCGCGACTGGCGCCCATTGAACAGGAGTTACCGGAACGAGCGCCAGGCGGTTGGGACGAAGTGCAACAATCGGTCGCCGCAGATTCCGGAATCGCTGTGTTGCTGGTTGAGGGCTACCAGCCTCCCGCCCTCGCCGTTTCGAACAACAACTCGATTTGTGAAGCGATGCAGTCGTCGCCGGAACACGTGCGCCTCTGTGATCCGTTTTGTGGATTGGCGCACAAACGAGCGGCCAATGAAGGCGCCGTGGTTCACTATCGATGCCACGCAGGATTGCAGTGCTTCTCTCTGCCGGTTGAAATTAACACGCGGCAGCTTGCAGTGATCGGTGGCCGCGCATTCAGCAGCGGCAAGGATTATCGCGAATTTGTCGAGCGCGTCCGGTCAGGCGACTTGCACGAGCTGGCCGCGGACGAACTGTTTCGCAATGTGATCTTTGCGGATGAAGGTGACCTCGATCATGCGGCCCTAAGACTCAGCCGCGCGGCGGAGGAGTTTCGCGAGAAACCGGTTGCGCCGGCCCCGGTAGAATTGCCGGCGCGGGAAGAGAAGCCCGCGAGCGACGAGCCGCTAGAGGCAGTCGAAGAACGGCGCGTTGAACGTGCTCCATACGTGGGTCTGGATCGCCGCGCGCCTTTTGCTGATTCGATTCGACGATTCGCCGAACAGATTGATGCCGCTGAACCGTCACAGATTTACGAGTCGATCCTGGCGCAATCCGCCGACTTGTTGGACGCTGAACGCGGTTCGCTTTGGCTGTTCGACGAGGAATCGAACCAGTTGAACATTAAAGCCGCGCGCGGCATACCTGTCGGTCAGCGCGATATCGAAGCCATCCGCGTGGGTGAGGGAATCGCCGGTTCAGTGATCAGTTCAGGACAACCGCTGGTTACCACGATCGATGCCCTGGGTAAACCGTCGTTGCCGGAACGGAAGTACAAAACGGGATCCTTCATCAGCTATCCGATCACGATTGGGGCGCGAAAAATCGGGGTCCTGAATGTGACGGACAGACGAAGCGGCGCGGCCTATCAGGAATCAGACCTGGAGGTAATCGATCTGGTGGCGCCGCAAATCGCCCTCGCGCTTGAACGCGCTACCTGGCAACACCGCGCGAACCAGTTTCAGTTGATGTCGATTACGGACCCGCTGACGGGGCTGCATAACCGCCGTTACATGGAAGCGCGTTTGTCTGAGGAACTGAATCGTTCGAAGCGTTACGATTTTCCGATGAGCTTCATGATGATCGACATTGATGATTTCAAGCACTATAACGATCGCAATGGTCATCAGGCGGGCGATCGCGCGTTGGAAATAACCGCGCAGTGCTTGCGCTCGACGCTGCGGAAGGTTGACGTCGCGTCGCGCTACGGAGGCGAAGAATTTACGATTCTTCTGCCGCAAACGACCTTGAAAGAGGCCGGGGCCATTGCCGATCGCTTGCGGCGGGAAATCATGACCACGAAGTTTCCGCACGGCGCTTCACAGCCACAGGGCGCGGTGACGATTAGCATAGGTCTATCGTCGCTGTCTTCGTCGGTCGATTCCGCTGAAGCAATGATCCGGGCAGCCGACCGCGCGCTGTATTACGCGAAGAGTCACGGTAAGAACCGCGCGTACGCATATCAGGGCGCGGGGAGTTAG
- a CDS encoding HD domain-containing phosphohydrolase, with product METNNQRLLHTFAALADLGQEIANTADFEEMLRSSFHLLLGSVAIRRGAVAQYDRQGDTLRVISARGLEQTPDTEIPIAREHARELASLGASLTLADGTSEATRFMEDHQNFFASAEIQLLLPLVVHERLIGVVLLGEKASGEKFSEEDLETLSALARHIAVGINSHHLLGEVKRKAEENQRLYDGLRTIYKETVRAFAAAIDMKDRYTQGHSVRVGKYSEVIAREMGWGEDEVEGITIAGYLHDIGKLIVDLSVINSPERFSAKDSAEMSKHPAAGYEILAPISHPYADIPLMARYHHERIDGAGYPDGLKGDQIPAGAKIVTLADSFDAMTTDRPYRKKLPLEDVLQDFRANTGTQFDPAVVCAFCRAFLNEIEGRKERRLLNLLNRNYENVEAVTPLLNEMLIEFDVGAMAATTGH from the coding sequence ATGGAAACTAACAACCAAAGACTCCTCCACACCTTCGCGGCCCTGGCTGATCTGGGCCAGGAGATTGCCAACACCGCAGACTTTGAAGAGATGCTGCGGTCATCTTTTCATCTGCTGCTCGGATCGGTCGCGATTCGCCGCGGCGCCGTCGCGCAGTACGATCGCCAGGGTGACACTCTTCGCGTCATCTCCGCGCGCGGCCTGGAGCAAACACCGGACACGGAAATCCCAATCGCCCGCGAACATGCGCGTGAGCTGGCCAGCCTTGGCGCTTCACTGACATTGGCAGATGGGACTTCTGAAGCGACGCGCTTCATGGAAGATCACCAGAACTTTTTTGCGTCCGCGGAAATTCAATTGCTGCTGCCGCTGGTGGTCCACGAACGTTTAATTGGCGTGGTTCTGCTTGGCGAAAAAGCCAGTGGGGAAAAGTTCAGCGAAGAAGATCTGGAAACATTGAGCGCGCTTGCGCGTCATATCGCGGTCGGCATCAACAGCCATCACCTGCTGGGGGAGGTGAAGCGCAAGGCGGAAGAAAACCAGCGGCTGTACGACGGCCTGCGCACTATCTACAAAGAGACGGTACGCGCCTTCGCTGCCGCCATCGACATGAAGGACCGCTACACGCAAGGTCATTCGGTGCGCGTCGGCAAGTACAGCGAAGTGATCGCGCGCGAGATGGGCTGGGGCGAAGACGAGGTCGAAGGCATCACTATCGCCGGCTATCTTCACGATATCGGCAAACTCATCGTAGACCTGAGCGTCATTAACTCGCCGGAACGGTTCAGTGCAAAAGATTCAGCCGAGATGAGTAAGCACCCGGCCGCCGGTTATGAAATCCTCGCGCCGATTTCCCATCCTTACGCCGACATTCCCCTGATGGCTCGTTACCATCACGAACGCATCGACGGCGCCGGTTATCCCGACGGCTTGAAAGGCGATCAAATTCCGGCGGGCGCAAAGATCGTCACGCTCGCCGATTCATTTGACGCGATGACGACCGATCGTCCCTATCGAAAGAAGCTTCCGCTCGAAGACGTCCTCCAGGATTTCCGCGCCAACACCGGCACTCAATTCGATCCGGCTGTCGTCTGTGCCTTCTGCCGGGCTTTCCTCAATGAGATTGAAGGCAGGAAAGAACGTCGCCTCCTGAACCTGCTGAATCGAAACTACGAAAATGTCGAAGCCGTTACGCCCCTGCTGAATGAAATGCTAATCGAGTTCGACGTCGGCGCGATGGCCGCGACCACCGGCCACTAA
- a CDS encoding ABC transporter ATP-binding protein yields the protein MAEPKTNGSLLKVKDLRTYFHTEDGTVKAVDGVSFEVKRGDTLGIVGESGSGKTVANLSIMRLIPDPPGRIAGGAVEFNGRDVLKLSPRELRDLRGCHIAMIFQDPMTSLNPFMRVSKQLMEVTQLHLRHTKEQARRHAIEMLEHVGIPDAAERIDSYPHEFSGGMRQRVMIAMALSCKPQLLIADEPTTALDVTIQAQILELIRKLKSETGASVILITHDLGVIAGMTDHVVVMYAGKVFEQAPTGELFERPGNPYTRGLLRSVPDPTSEQGKLYQIPGQPPDLAHLPSGCPFAPRCERAEEICEREFPPFVQLTSDHHSLCHFANEVYAESNR from the coding sequence ATGGCGGAACCAAAAACCAACGGAAGTCTACTGAAGGTAAAAGACCTTCGCACCTACTTTCACACCGAAGACGGCACCGTGAAAGCCGTGGACGGCGTTAGCTTTGAAGTAAAACGCGGCGACACGCTCGGTATCGTCGGCGAATCTGGTTCCGGCAAGACCGTGGCGAACCTTTCCATCATGCGTCTGATACCCGATCCGCCCGGGCGAATTGCCGGCGGGGCGGTCGAATTCAATGGCCGCGATGTCTTGAAATTGTCGCCGCGTGAGTTGCGCGATCTTCGGGGTTGTCACATCGCGATGATTTTCCAGGATCCGATGACGTCTTTGAATCCGTTCATGCGCGTGTCAAAACAGTTGATGGAAGTAACGCAGCTTCACCTCAGGCACACCAAAGAACAGGCGCGGCGTCACGCGATCGAGATGCTCGAGCACGTTGGTATTCCCGATGCCGCCGAAAGAATCGACAGCTATCCGCATGAATTCTCGGGCGGCATGCGCCAGCGCGTGATGATCGCAATGGCGCTGTCTTGCAAGCCGCAGCTGCTAATCGCTGACGAGCCGACCACCGCCCTCGATGTAACGATCCAGGCGCAAATTCTCGAACTCATTAGGAAACTAAAAAGCGAGACCGGCGCGAGCGTAATTTTGATCACCCATGACCTGGGCGTCATCGCCGGCATGACCGATCACGTGGTAGTGATGTACGCGGGAAAGGTTTTTGAGCAGGCGCCCACCGGCGAACTGTTCGAGCGTCCGGGCAATCCCTACACGCGCGGCCTGTTGCGTTCCGTTCCTGATCCGACTTCAGAACAGGGAAAGCTCTATCAAATTCCGGGGCAGCCGCCGGACCTGGCGCACTTGCCGTCCGGGTGTCCTTTCGCGCCGCGCTGTGAACGCGCGGAAGAAATCTGTGAGCGTGAATTTCCGCCGTTCGTCCAGCTCACAAGTGATCACCACTCGCTCTGCCATTTCGCGAACGAGGTCTACGCCGAATCGAATCGCTGA
- a CDS encoding ATP-binding protein, which produces MSHQRILAKLTRDEFVGRDAELHRLISYSSQPNERKLLLLAAPNAGGSEFLRQAYDELFFRRTQAAPIHFSFRASEGSLADVASNFFRTFLQQYVAYRRVNPSLLTTALTAEDVAEAALPTDYEAIISLLESFAREKASADELTFLRFCLQAPQKLAAATKRPLLPLIDCLPLADEADAGLLAKELTQAFLRRTPFVAMAGLRRQMPNAIHAAGADLDADEIIRLDYLAEDDAHLLLDALTRSVGVESNEQARDLIVQQVHGSPFFLAALAQAAREKRASLTSFLECQRLYVDELLGGRIHRHFAGLLSQVAPQAQTRRTLVRVLYESALSETRKASVWTWKKRLGVEGHEFERIIDALHIHELANSSGATIELNSEPPVWMDYLHAQYQLEVAGEPRALVVANTLLSTLKRAPQTMRRKYRREAALGLRDILARFNCQEVPASLFQYDRFAASHSGVDTETVNAALDAEPDIVRLPQIVSAEDCSVLATAVRTEEGRCAIGHGFEGADYTDEHEVVWLTAEVESKLEADDDVTKEALERLQQLAREANLGRTRLWLVSPEGFSEDASEVLKQHDAYSSSRRQIELLTSRVQTEPTQSETTSDEYEMVIPMGTDTELIAARAVEEIARRINFQPEAINQIKLALVEACINATEHSLSPDRKIYQRFRVEDDKLVVIVASRGVVPASVPDNGVANGDGKSRRGWGLKLIRSLMDEVEFERVDDGTQLRMTKYLRKK; this is translated from the coding sequence ATGAGTCATCAACGCATTCTGGCGAAGTTGACGCGGGACGAGTTCGTCGGCCGCGATGCTGAGCTGCATCGACTCATCAGCTACTCGTCGCAACCAAACGAGCGGAAGCTTCTGTTGTTGGCGGCCCCTAATGCGGGCGGCTCGGAATTTTTAAGACAGGCTTACGACGAACTGTTCTTTCGACGCACTCAGGCGGCGCCCATTCATTTTTCGTTTCGGGCAAGTGAAGGCAGCCTGGCGGATGTCGCCTCGAATTTCTTTCGGACCTTTCTTCAACAATACGTGGCCTATCGCCGGGTTAACCCGTCGTTGCTGACGACAGCACTGACCGCTGAGGATGTAGCTGAAGCTGCCCTGCCCACCGACTATGAAGCAATCATCTCGCTGCTCGAATCATTCGCACGCGAAAAGGCGTCGGCCGACGAGCTGACATTTCTTCGTTTCTGTTTGCAGGCGCCGCAGAAGCTGGCGGCGGCAACCAAGCGGCCGCTGCTTCCGCTGATCGATTGTCTGCCGCTGGCGGATGAAGCAGACGCGGGCCTGCTGGCGAAAGAGCTCACCCAGGCGTTCCTGCGCCGTACTCCGTTTGTCGCGATGGCGGGACTACGACGGCAAATGCCGAACGCGATTCACGCCGCCGGCGCTGACCTGGATGCGGACGAAATAATCCGGTTGGATTATCTGGCTGAGGATGACGCGCACCTGTTGCTTGACGCGCTCACGCGCAGTGTTGGCGTCGAGAGCAACGAGCAGGCCCGCGACCTGATCGTCCAACAAGTGCATGGCAGCCCCTTCTTCCTTGCTGCGCTGGCGCAGGCCGCTCGTGAAAAGCGCGCGTCGCTCACCAGCTTCCTCGAATGCCAGAGGCTTTATGTCGACGAACTGCTCGGCGGTCGCATTCATCGCCACTTCGCCGGCTTACTCAGTCAGGTAGCTCCGCAAGCGCAAACGCGCCGGACGTTGGTCCGCGTGCTGTACGAATCAGCTTTGAGCGAAACGCGCAAAGCATCCGTGTGGACGTGGAAGAAGAGACTCGGGGTCGAAGGCCACGAATTTGAACGAATCATCGATGCGCTGCACATTCACGAACTGGCAAACTCGAGCGGTGCGACGATCGAGCTCAATTCCGAACCGCCGGTGTGGATGGACTATTTGCACGCCCAGTATCAGCTCGAGGTTGCGGGCGAGCCGCGCGCCCTCGTGGTGGCCAACACGTTGCTAAGTACGCTGAAGCGCGCGCCGCAAACCATGCGTCGCAAGTACCGGCGCGAAGCTGCGCTCGGTTTGAGAGACATCCTGGCGCGCTTCAATTGTCAGGAGGTCCCGGCCAGCCTGTTTCAATACGATCGTTTCGCCGCGTCGCACTCGGGCGTCGATACAGAGACGGTGAATGCCGCGCTCGACGCTGAGCCGGACATCGTACGTTTGCCGCAGATTGTCTCTGCCGAGGACTGCTCAGTGCTTGCCACGGCGGTGCGAACGGAAGAGGGACGATGCGCGATTGGCCATGGCTTCGAAGGAGCCGACTACACCGATGAGCACGAAGTAGTGTGGTTGACGGCTGAAGTTGAATCGAAGCTCGAGGCTGACGACGACGTTACAAAAGAGGCGCTTGAGCGTCTGCAACAACTGGCTCGTGAAGCGAATCTCGGCCGCACGCGGTTGTGGCTGGTTAGTCCCGAAGGTTTTTCTGAAGATGCGTCAGAAGTCCTCAAGCAGCACGACGCGTACAGCTCCAGCCGGCGGCAAATCGAACTGCTGACCTCGCGCGTGCAAACGGAACCAACTCAATCCGAAACGACATCGGATGAATATGAGATGGTGATCCCGATGGGCACCGATACTGAATTGATTGCCGCGCGCGCGGTGGAAGAGATCGCGCGCCGCATCAACTTTCAACCGGAAGCGATCAATCAGATCAAGCTCGCGCTGGTCGAAGCATGCATCAATGCGACCGAGCACAGCCTCAGTCCCGACCGAAAGATTTATCAGCGATTTCGCGTGGAAGATGATAAATTAGTCGTCATAGTTGCGAGCCGCGGCGTCGTTCCGGCAAGTGTTCCGGACAACGGCGTTGCGAACGGAGATGGAAAAAGTCGTCGTGGGTGGGGATTGAAACTCATCCGCAGCCTGATGGACGAAGTTGAGTTCGAGCGCGTTGACGACGGCACTCAATTGAGGATGACTAAGTACCTTCGTAAAAAGTGA
- a CDS encoding ABC transporter permease, with translation MNDFPPDKPHHPKDDEALEVPERMPDPPVLQIGPEMAVAEDVHDVVTGELVAGSSLWRDAWRRLLRNKLSVFGIVIVLLVTVASLVGPSILKATTGYAYDYIPKDNLLNKSLPPLRGPDGSFSWAHPMGTDNAGRDILARVLSGGQISLMVALIATLVSLVIGVSYGALAGYLGGRVDDLMMRIVDVLYSLPYVIIVIVLLALLPAKTPTGQLAQLFFALGAVSWLTMARIVRGQVLSLKNQDFVLAARATGVSTPKIVFRHLIPNVLGPVIVYATLTVPSVMLSEAFLSFLGLGVRPPRVSWGSLAAEGAQHLSVYPWQLIFPGATMALMLFSLNFLGDGLRDALDPQTRKE, from the coding sequence ATGAACGACTTTCCCCCAGACAAGCCGCATCACCCGAAAGATGACGAGGCTCTTGAAGTTCCGGAACGCATGCCGGATCCGCCGGTACTGCAGATCGGGCCGGAGATGGCTGTCGCTGAGGATGTGCATGACGTCGTCACCGGCGAACTCGTCGCGGGTTCGTCTCTGTGGCGGGACGCGTGGCGACGGCTTCTCCGGAATAAGCTCTCCGTCTTTGGCATCGTCATAGTGCTGCTGGTTACCGTGGCGTCGCTAGTTGGTCCTTCGATCCTTAAGGCCACGACCGGGTACGCCTACGACTACATTCCTAAAGACAATCTCCTGAACAAATCGTTGCCGCCGTTGCGCGGGCCTGATGGAAGTTTTTCGTGGGCGCATCCGATGGGTACCGACAATGCCGGGCGCGACATTCTCGCGCGAGTTTTGTCGGGCGGACAGATTTCCCTCATGGTCGCGCTGATTGCGACACTGGTTTCGCTGGTGATTGGGGTCAGTTATGGCGCATTGGCCGGTTACCTGGGTGGCCGGGTCGATGATTTGATGATGCGCATTGTCGATGTCCTCTATTCGCTGCCTTACGTAATCATCGTCATCGTTTTGCTGGCGTTGCTGCCCGCAAAGACTCCCACAGGTCAGCTAGCGCAACTGTTCTTTGCACTAGGGGCCGTGTCCTGGTTGACGATGGCCCGGATTGTCCGGGGCCAGGTGCTGTCGCTAAAGAATCAGGATTTCGTTTTGGCGGCGCGCGCGACCGGAGTCTCGACGCCAAAGATAGTCTTTCGCCATCTTATTCCGAACGTGCTTGGGCCGGTGATCGTGTACGCGACGCTCACGGTGCCCTCGGTAATGCTTAGCGAAGCGTTCCTGTCATTTCTTGGGCTCGGGGTGCGGCCGCCGCGAGTTTCGTGGGGCAGCCTGGCCGCCGAAGGCGCACAGCATTTATCGGTCTATCCGTGGCAGTTGATCTTCCCGGGAGCCACGATGGCGTTGATGCTGTTCAGTTTGAATTTTCTTGGAGATGGTTTGCGCGACGCGCTCGATCCGCAAACCAGAAAAGAATGA
- a CDS encoding STAS domain-containing protein encodes METTGATPVQARCVGDTAIIYASDYLNKLSGERIERECKNQLEAGRQAVVINFRDTELVNSIGVSILMGVIDAAEQSHARLIFCDVNTQSASLFKMLGLTKHVRIASDESEALSWIEPQNNASATAT; translated from the coding sequence ATGGAAACCACGGGGGCGACTCCGGTGCAGGCGCGTTGTGTCGGGGACACAGCGATCATCTACGCCAGCGATTACCTGAACAAGCTGAGCGGCGAACGCATCGAGCGTGAATGCAAGAACCAGCTCGAAGCAGGCCGACAGGCAGTGGTCATTAATTTCCGGGACACCGAACTGGTAAACAGCATCGGAGTCTCGATTCTCATGGGCGTCATCGACGCAGCCGAGCAAAGCCATGCTCGGCTAATTTTTTGTGACGTGAATACTCAATCAGCGAGTTTGTTTAAGATGCTCGGCCTCACCAAGCATGTTCGCATTGCGTCGGACGAGAGTGAGGCATTGTCGTGGATTGAACCCCAAAATAACGCGTCCGCCACGGCAACGTAG
- a CDS encoding FHA domain-containing protein: MSLIESIRRWIDGETTDDILEEVDEQAHPRRASEEFLVKIAREVEAVMQREMFTPPGGPTYIPREYIVYLSNEDDRDWQGDKRRGLEQGLFHVLSERARELAGSHNLQTKSFAIELRVDGTLNKNEFRVQAVWDEAEAGHTMVTVRPAALNTTMGGSPAPAPEGDGATGAAEVGGETEGGEVTVVRPRVVELYSIELWREGVRQTVVPITKPEITIGRGSKSVTVDLPLKGDPEISRVHASLTLDDQGRFWLTPKGRNPTLVSGRELPREQRTVVQPDEKISICAYTLRIQPK, translated from the coding sequence ATGAGCCTAATTGAATCAATCCGCCGCTGGATCGACGGCGAGACCACCGACGACATCCTCGAAGAAGTTGACGAGCAGGCGCATCCGCGCCGCGCTTCGGAAGAGTTCCTCGTGAAGATCGCTCGCGAAGTTGAAGCCGTGATGCAGCGCGAAATGTTCACCCCGCCCGGCGGGCCAACTTATATTCCGCGCGAATACATCGTCTACCTCAGCAACGAAGACGACCGCGACTGGCAAGGCGACAAGCGCCGTGGCCTCGAACAGGGGCTGTTCCATGTCCTGTCTGAGCGCGCGCGTGAACTCGCCGGTTCGCACAATCTGCAGACTAAGTCGTTCGCGATCGAGCTGCGCGTCGATGGCACTCTGAACAAGAACGAGTTTCGGGTGCAAGCCGTTTGGGATGAAGCCGAAGCCGGCCACACGATGGTCACCGTTCGGCCCGCGGCACTGAACACAACCATGGGCGGCAGCCCCGCGCCGGCGCCCGAAGGCGATGGTGCAACCGGTGCTGCGGAGGTCGGGGGCGAGACTGAAGGCGGCGAGGTTACCGTCGTCCGCCCGCGCGTTGTCGAGCTTTATTCGATCGAGTTGTGGCGCGAAGGCGTGCGCCAAACGGTCGTCCCGATCACGAAGCCCGAGATTACGATTGGCCGCGGATCAAAATCAGTGACCGTCGATCTGCCTTTGAAAGGCGATCCCGAAATCAGCCGTGTGCACGCGAGTTTGACCCTCGACGATCAAGGCCGTTTCTGGCTGACTCCCAAAGGCCGCAATCCTACGTTGGTCTCCGGCCGCGAACTTCCGCGCGAACAGCGCACCGTCGTCCAGCCCGACGAGAAGATCTCAATCTGCGCGTACACACTGAGAATCCAGCCGAAGTAG